One genomic region from Agelaius phoeniceus isolate bAgePho1 chromosome 25, bAgePho1.hap1, whole genome shotgun sequence encodes:
- the RAP1A gene encoding ras-related protein Rap-1A, whose translation MREYKLVVLGSGGVGKSALTVQFVQGIFVEKYDPTIEDSYRKQVEVDCQQCMLEILDTAGTEQFTAMRDLYMKNGQGFALVYSITAQSTFNDLQDLREQILRVKDTEDVPMILVGNKCDLEEERVVGKEQGQNLARQWCNCAFLESSAKSKINVNEIFYDLVRQINRKTPVEKKKPKKKSCLLL comes from the exons ATGCGTGAGTACAAGCTGGTGGTCCTTGGTTCAGGAGGTGTGGGCAAGTCTGCTCTG aCTGTACAGTTCGTTCAGGGAATTTTTGTTGAAAAATATGACCCAACAATAGAAGATTCATACAGAAAG caagTGGAGGTAGACTGTCAGCAGTGTATGCTGGAGATCCtcgacacagcagggaca GAGCAATTCACAGCCATGAGGGACCTGTACATGAAGAATGGGCAGGGGTTTGCACTAGTTTATTCTATCACAGCACAGTCCACGTTCAACGACCTCCAGGACCTGCGGGAACAGATCCTCCGGGTGAAGGACACTGAGGAT GTTCCCATGATTCTGGTTGGCAATAAATGTGACCTGGAGGAAGAGCGAGTCGTGGGCAAAGAGCAGGGGCAGAACTTAGCACGACAGTGGTGTAACTGTGCCTTTCTAGAATCATCTGCAAAGTCGAAAATCAACGTAAATGAG ATCTTTTATGACCTGGTCAGACAGATAAATAGAAAAACACCAGTGGAAAAGAAGAAGCCTAAAAAGAAATCATGTCTGCTGCTTTAG